Part of the Spea bombifrons isolate aSpeBom1 chromosome 3, aSpeBom1.2.pri, whole genome shotgun sequence genome, TTTAAATCAAATCAGACGCAAATTTATTAACCCATAACTGGCCAAGTCAGCTCTTCTCTCAGAGAAAATGGAATGgatgtttttataatttataatgatCATATatgttcattgtttttttctttgtattctgattttttgtcattttaggGATACCATTTTGCATTTTCATTAACATtgcttaaatgtatgtatattatatagtatatttggTGTActtctttattatttgtttatttaggcGAATGACGTGTATGTATGCAATTACCTTTTCATCATTTGTTATAAAGTTTATTTCTATTACTGcatcttattttatgttaacCCCAGAGGATGTGTGTTTGTTACTTATGAAATCCTGTCTCTGAGGAAGTCCATAACCCTTGATACTCAAGCAGTGCAACGGGAGAAGCTAAAATCATACATTTACGTACATACTGGATCAGTTGAGCGGAACGACTTGCAAGGTAAGAGAAGGCACAGCACACACTTGTCATTGTACTCGGTGTTCAGATGGGTTAGAACTTAACCTCCTGACACTGTTGTATCTCTGTGCCTTATTATTTTCCAGACTGtcttaaattgcatttatttttcttctctttttcttttgtctgtCATTTAAAGGCAGCTTGTAGAAATACATCCAGCTTAACAATTTAAAGCATTGCACATGTGGAATACAAACGTTTATTAAATGTGTTTCCTAGAATACTCCTTTCCATAcccaaatatataaatcaatcatgACATTAATGTCGACTGTCTACATAATAATGCCACAAACATAAGTTGCTTTACCATATATGTAATCTACACATTTACAGACATGCAAAGAACGTAGTATCTCATTGTGTTCCAATAAACGTTACAAGATAGTGATTACCACCTATGGGCAGGGGAGCAGCGCTTGGCCATACCCGCTCCCTGCTCACTACCCATCCTAATCCTAGTTTATTTACGGCTGTAAGGTGCTAGTCCTGCTCCATGCATGGGTAGCCCCGTGCCTTGCAAAGCTACTTCCTTAAAAGAGCTACAGGTAGCCTACAGCAAATTGTGAGTGTCGCTCCttcggttctctgggtcaagacccgaatcctctgtgTCGTGGGGTCTTAACATGccctgctccctgcccatttttcctttaaatgtgcTTGTGTCAGCGGGAATTCCCATTAACATCAGCGTggccgcccaccaacgtcagcgagGTGTCTTCTATAAAGAGTTTTGTAGTGAATAATACGTATAGTACAAGTAGCACTATAGCAGATGTGTCTTTGGGTACTGGAACCTAAAATTATGTAATGGTACTGACACAAACACTGTAAATTAGAATGTCTGCACATCTCTAGTAACATTTTTGattgtcatggaaaccttgtCTTTTCTCGAGTTGACTATGCAAGTACTACCTGTGCCCTCCAATATGTGTCATCCctggtttttctgtttttttttttttcttctaggtaTTACTAATAAGGTGCGAAAAGAGCTTCATAGAGCAGCAAGAAAAGCTTTGGAAGCATCAGCTAATCTTTTTAGAAAAACACAAGATGGAGGTAATTTGTGTGCCTTCAGGACTAGGTTGGGAACTGCCGGTTTAGGAACTAAAAAGATCATTAGTATGAGTCTTTGAATACACTGGTATTCAATGCAGAAGCTCCATATGGTGTTTCACAAATCCAAAATTATATCCATGACCACAAGGTTGATTTCATAAACAatcaatttaaataaatcacttatttttctgtgcattttttgtattataataaaactgtaaatgatttattacacattttgaAATTGAAAGTGTAGAAACCAATAATGTGAAGGACACAAGGTCAACCCCTTGTTTTCGGTTTTCTTTCCTTCGTAGAGCAATACAGGAATCCTAATGTAGAAGATCATGAGTTGCCCCTGTGGCGTCTTTTGAAGAACACACAGTCATCAGATAGAATGGTCCGCTTGGATGCTGTCCGGCAATTGGCAGAGATTCATCACTGGCATGGTATTATGCAtgtctttgtgttttttggctGAGACATGTATTGCTATACCTGATAAGTTTGATTAAATAGCTTCCTAACATGAATAAAGTACTCTGTACTTAACTAAGAGAAATCTTTACTGTAACATGTCATGACAAAAGTAGTTTCTGAATGACAGAGATATTTTCATGCAATAGGCATCTCATTAAACCATTTTAGCTCATGAGGGTTAACTTGTTGTGAGAGGAGGGCTATTCTTCTGTTCCACTCTTCATATTGACTGTAGAGGGTTTAATGGTTAGGTGGCATTGTAATCGTtactggtgtaatggttagaTATGGTGTGTTTTTACAGATTACCAATATAGGACAGTGGCTCAAGCATGTGACAACAGGACAGCCATTGGCTTGGCACGATGTAAAGATATAGATCTCCGCTTTTTCCTTCCACCCCCAACATTGCCAAAAGTAAATGATGTAAGTAAATGATTCCATGGTTAGTGTAATTTAGAAAGAATTTATGAATAGGCTGAAACACTCTGATATCGTTAATCCCTTTAACAAATTTTGGGCTGCACTCCAGCTGTTGAACTTCATCTCCTAGTCAACATGCAAGAAGAGAAGGTCCTCAGGCGCTGGAGTGCTATTTGTTATCTATCTCATCAAGTTATTCAGCTTGTAGAAAGTGTGTCAAGCCCTATGAGAGAAATGGTAGATTAATTGGTTGTTACCTTGAACAGAGTGGCCCTGTTCACTtttaagattttcttttttatgtcattCTTATGTTTACAGAATTATTCCATTGAAGATGCACTCAGACGACTGCTTTCTTCTCTGCCTCAAGCTGAACTTGATAGGTGTGCCAAATACCTTACATCTTTGGCACTTAGAGAGAGCAGTCACTCATTTGCAGCACAAAGGGTAAATACAATAATCTCCCAATGACACTGTAGCTCTTTTACTTCTTACTCTTTGTCCTTTAAGTACAGAAATTGTCGTTGTCTGTGGTTCAACCATTCGCAATTATAAATGCCCATTACATACACCTTCCGGAACAAAATAATTAAGTTTGTCAGTCACACAAATTCTATCAtccctttatttttcttttgtttttgctttttttatggcGTTTCTGGCTGTTACCCTGTGACACTAAATGAATGATTTTTACAATGGCAATGGCTAAACAGTTTATTGAAAAAAGCTGTATTAGTGTTCACGTTCTTGTTTTGTACAAATGTATTCTACTGCGTAAGGAATAACTTGTTGAATCCAATGTATCCaatgttgaaataaaaataactttgtttCAGAAAGGATTATGGTGCTTTGGAGGAAATGGATTACCGTATGCTGAGAGTCTAAGCGTGGTTCCTTCAGAGAAACTGGAGATTTTCAGTTTACAGGCTTTATTGACACATTCTATGGTACGCGTTTTGCCCCAGAACCTCATCCACGGCCAACAGCAACTGTAAAGACAAACTCTTATAGACCATTCACAAAGCTCTGGTGTGAGAACATCTAGGTCTAATGATCTGTGGGTTGGAAGCACTAAGTCCTAATTCATCAGCTTCAGCATCAGTTCATTCATGCTGCATCAGTTATTTGTAGCCTTATTTTATAATCTATATAAGGGAAAGAGAATGAGTGGGGCGTCTCAAAATGTAACTGAAATAGCCAGAGAATTAGCATCCGTAGCAGACCACCTAATTGTGAATCCTATTTTTGCCCTCCTGAAACATTATACGGCATATAATGCTTGTTCCATGCTAATGGTTGTCTGCTGCCCTTTATTGCTCTTTTCCATCTGTTGTAGATCTCTAGCCACACTGACAAAATTGCATCAAACGGAGGCCTGCAGCTCCTTCAGCGGATATACCTGCTTCGTAAAGATTCACAGAAAATTCAGAGGAGTATAGTTCGTATAATTGGAAACCTGGCCTTGAATGAGCAACTTCACCAAGACATTGTGGACTCAGGTAATAAGGGGCACCAACATCATAGTTACAAGGAGCTGCCAGCAAGGTgtaccttttttattgttatgcTAATAAAGCCTACAATAAATAGCTTTTTAATATTTCCATCATATTTCAGTCATTCAGCTTTCCCCTGTTTTGCAAATAATTAATCACCTCACGGTAATAAGTACAAGTCAAATGACAATGcatttaaatgatatatttctTTACCCCTCAAGGCTGGATCTCCATACTGGCAGAAGCCATGAAGTCTCCTTATGTCATTCAGTCATCACATGCGGCCCGAGCTTTGGCCAACCTGGACAGGGATAGTGTACATGAAAAATACCCAGATGGAGTATATTTACTGCATCCTCAATGCCGTACTAGGTGAGAACCAGGGATGTTCCAGCAGGAGCATTCCATGTGTAACAACCATGCACACAATGAGTCTCTTATTAAACTTATTTTAATCCTGATACCACCATATTACAATGATCAGTGTTAACAATGCATACAGCTCATTGTGGAAGCAAACAGTGTTTAAAGGTTACCGTGAGTACCTGTACTGTGTGAATTACCAACCCTAACATTAGAATAAGCTACACAATTACCCTGAGAGTTCAAATCAGTCCAGTTTCCTTCTGGTCGGTGTTATAGCCTAGAACTGAAAGTTTCTGCAAATACATTTGAGATATGTGGTatcattacaaaaataacttaaaGGGACTATGGAAGAAGTAAGGGATCAAGGAAATAAGACATCATATCCATGCACTCTGTGTTTTAAAAGCATGTTGTGCATTTTAAGGCAGTACAGCCTCCAAAGAGCTGCTGGAGACGCATgcattgctatatatatatatatatatatatactttagtcAACGCACAATCACAATCATCAGAGTAATGTACCAGAAGGAAATGAGATatgtcaatataaaaaaaggatgcTTGTGACATGTGCAACATGTGGAAGGTCTTAGATGAAACATTGTAAAAAGTAGAAGGAATCTAGAAATAGAAACCTATCTTTCTCATAATAAGTAAAGTGCAAATGATATTAGAAACCATTATTCATACATTACAGTTTTTGAAAATAAGCCAATCTACGGATTTGTTATAGTACTCTGGGTTATCTGAAAGCATGAAAATAGTAACAGACCTCTACCATGTATCCAGAATTGCCAAAAGCATGTATCCATTTTAGGTGCGCCAAAATCTGTGCACACCATGCAATGACTtagtagatatttttttctattgcatTCAATGTGGTAGTTTAGAATCAACGATCGCTAGTTAGGGATTAGTCAAGGTGTTCCTTAAccgtgcaattttttttaccgCTGCTAACATCAATTAAGGTTTAGATgggtaatactgcagtaaaagtgcagtattgcagttttttcatgtccaaaaaacggcagtattacttcagaaaaaactgcagtaatttttcgtaagggatggAGTGTGTAGGTTACTTAAGAACTAACAGACCCATAGTTTTTATGCTAACATTTGTCTAAAAAGGCTGACAATCAACTTATCCTTATTTTGTAGTTGCACAGCAGGCTGCCTGTATGGAATCATGTAATTGTTCACTCttaaaaagttttgaaaattctgtaaaacaaagtaaaataatgacATAAAGTGAAACTGGTAATTTAAGTTAAGGTTATTGAaaaaataaggcatatctgcattattctttttgtagcatttctttttatattatttcagaTTTGACTACAAAAATTCTAAACGTACAGAAAAAATAGTCATAAGTAGAAGAGGGGCACATATTACTTCTGCAACGtcaacaaaataatacattttttatttcttaaagtcataaaattaaaataatgcttTTCAGCCAGCCTATTGTGGCTGATATCTTATTTGTCCACGGTCTACTTGGGGCTGCCTTCAAAACGTGGCGTCAGCAGGACAGGGATGAGCAACTAGGTGAAAGTGCTGCTCAGGATGATGATTATACAGACTGCTGGCCAAAGGTAGGCATGACcctttacatttattacattaccCATTTTTAAACTGTCATTGAACATTTTGTAACCCTTAATAAAGCGTTTCCCCGGTATTCTTTAGTATTGTCGCTGTTACACAAGGATCCATCAGCAGTTTTATTGACGCAGATGGCTCCTGTACTAGAAAGCTGCTTAGATCTCATGCTGAAGCAGACACAGTAGTCTGCTTAAATGGGAAATCttatggaaaaaaatcttttgaattTCATATAGTTTTTTATACAGTTCTTAAAGTGCACTGAAGAGAATTGTGTTTGTTTCACATCGTTCCAATGAACGTTGTTTAAACTCAGATTTGGAGGTACCTCTTGTAGGCAGTTATGtgatatttttcattacatttcaaaatgatCTTTACGATCTCCTCACTTTTATTTTACGTTTCTCCTTATTTTGATCTCAAAttgaatgttttatatttgcAGGCCTGGCTAGCAGCAGACTGTCCTGGTGTAAGAATTATTTCTGTGGAATATGATACTCAGCTTAGTGAATGGAGAGCCAAATGTCCTGCAGACAGTCACAGGTAGCTCTCTTAAAGACCcatatctctctttttttcccctcttgtccctcttttctaggagctcagaatattgTGTGAAAACTAGTGTGTCACGGGGTTTTATAGCCATAAAGGCCACTATAAAGTGTGTCTATAAAAATCAAATAGTGTCATTATAATACATTCTTCTTCCTCTAAATACCTT contains:
- the SERAC1 gene encoding protein SERAC1, giving the protein MSAVASCLFCRKIGTSGNGSRRERNWKDIRKIAKITGSLLLGGCVFVTYEILSLRKSITLDTQAVQREKLKSYIYVHTGSVERNDLQGITNKVRKELHRAARKALEASANLFRKTQDGEQYRNPNVEDHELPLWRLLKNTQSSDRMVRLDAVRQLAEIHHWHDYQYRTVAQACDNRTAIGLARCKDIDLRFFLPPPTLPKVNDNYSIEDALRRLLSSLPQAELDRCAKYLTSLALRESSHSFAAQRKGLWCFGGNGLPYAESLSVVPSEKLEIFSLQALLTHSMISSHTDKIASNGGLQLLQRIYLLRKDSQKIQRSIVRIIGNLALNEQLHQDIVDSGWISILAEAMKSPYVIQSSHAARALANLDRDSVHEKYPDGVYLLHPQCRTSQPIVADILFVHGLLGAAFKTWRQQDRDEQLGESAAQDDDYTDCWPKAWLAADCPGVRIISVEYDTQLSEWRAKCPADSHRKTMAYRSSELLNKLKAAGVGKRPIIWVSHSMGGLLVKKMLLNASKNEDMLDFVKNTQAIAFFSVPHSGSRLAEYTVNARLLLFPSIEVKELSKDSPALKELNDEFLQFAKNKDLKIISFVETLPTRVSSMMKLHVVPLESADLGIGDLIPVEVNHLNICKPKSRDSYIYQRTLQFISDSLKTNFEKQ